One genomic region from Pseudomonas sp. R5-89-07 encodes:
- a CDS encoding TonB-dependent siderophore receptor → MNASRAIGRRPGKAFAHTLLFIALYEAASYSSLTLAADAPASDNPLDTVVVIGNRGQARTLAESPAPVDVISSKQLLATGQGDLTRALSKVLPSLNQPASSGFGSTSVVRPISLRGLNGDQVLVLVNGKRRHNSALLNNGTYLNSGSQPVDLDMIPTALVDHVEVLRDGASAQYGSDAIGGVVNIVLKQTDHGGSLSTSYGQNYENGDGETARQTGNVGLALPNDGFINLALDVKKQKISDRSDNAPYTDSAGNTSLQHTYYGTGLPEARNFSFGYNAELPVDDALTLYSFSTYTRRNSEKPLAFHQPASFDGIRTPFPEGIEDTLRFIENDFQVAFGGKGELAGWDYDLSSTYGQDHAEATLRHTYNLSYGPDSPTSVDTGVKTFSQWTNNLDLTRAFDFGLHKPTQISWGLEQRYENYKIGKGDLASYASGPFTTGASGGLIAPGTISGAGTTPQDAAQKGRTSLAGYGEIGQDFTEKWHVDLAGRYEHYNDGSGTTTNGKFSTRYQLTPILAVRGTFSTGFRAPSLAQQIYSSTSQSSVNGQLFDYRNVAVNSDVAKALGAETLKPEKSTNFSLGLTLQPTDATSITLDAYQIKIKDRIAQTGYLGGTPQISAILAAAGLNPNQAVTYFTNALDTTTRGVDLVGDYRQSIGAYGNLRYTLGFNWNTTQIDDIHASSVAQQALGPTGGYDRQRQGNLKYGLPQSKLLLGTTWTVDKFEIGLNLTRYGEYTQYGTAESFDRTFSPAWITDLNIDYHLTPAITLNAGANNLFNKYPERTDLASSSGGFPYGNFSPYGTTGGYWYTGVTYNF, encoded by the coding sequence ATGAATGCATCACGCGCCATAGGTCGCCGACCCGGTAAGGCCTTCGCCCACACGTTGTTGTTTATTGCCCTGTACGAAGCCGCCAGCTACAGCAGCCTGACGCTCGCCGCCGACGCGCCGGCCAGCGATAACCCCTTGGACACCGTTGTGGTGATCGGCAACCGTGGCCAGGCGCGCACCCTGGCCGAAAGCCCGGCGCCGGTGGATGTGATCTCGTCCAAGCAATTGCTCGCCACTGGCCAGGGCGACCTCACCCGCGCCCTGAGCAAGGTACTGCCATCCCTCAATCAGCCAGCATCGTCAGGCTTCGGCTCAACATCGGTGGTACGCCCGATCAGCCTGCGTGGCCTCAACGGCGACCAGGTGCTGGTACTGGTCAACGGCAAGCGTCGCCACAATAGCGCGCTGCTCAATAACGGCACCTACCTCAACTCCGGCTCGCAACCGGTGGACTTGGACATGATCCCCACCGCTCTGGTGGATCATGTCGAAGTGCTCCGTGACGGCGCCTCGGCCCAGTATGGTTCGGATGCGATTGGTGGCGTGGTCAACATCGTGCTCAAGCAGACCGACCACGGCGGCAGCCTGTCCACCAGCTACGGCCAGAACTATGAAAACGGCGATGGCGAAACCGCGCGCCAAACCGGCAATGTCGGCCTGGCGCTGCCCAACGACGGCTTTATCAACCTCGCCCTGGACGTGAAAAAACAGAAGATCTCCGACCGCTCCGACAACGCGCCGTATACCGACTCGGCCGGCAACACCAGCCTGCAACACACCTACTACGGCACCGGCCTGCCCGAGGCACGCAACTTCAGTTTCGGCTACAACGCCGAGCTGCCGGTGGACGATGCCCTCACGCTCTACTCGTTCTCCACTTACACCCGCCGCAACTCGGAAAAACCGCTGGCTTTCCACCAGCCCGCCAGCTTCGATGGCATCCGCACACCCTTCCCCGAAGGCATCGAAGACACCCTGCGTTTTATCGAAAATGACTTCCAGGTAGCGTTTGGCGGCAAGGGCGAACTCGCCGGCTGGGACTATGACTTGTCCAGCACCTATGGCCAGGACCACGCCGAAGCGACCCTGCGTCACACCTACAACCTGAGCTACGGCCCGGACTCGCCGACCTCGGTAGACACCGGCGTCAAAACCTTCAGCCAATGGACCAACAACCTCGACCTGACCCGCGCCTTTGACTTCGGCCTGCACAAACCCACGCAGATTTCCTGGGGCCTGGAGCAACGCTACGAGAACTACAAGATCGGCAAGGGTGACCTCGCCTCCTACGCCAGCGGCCCTTTCACCACCGGCGCCAGCGGTGGCCTGATCGCACCGGGCACCATCTCCGGTGCCGGTACCACGCCGCAGGATGCTGCACAAAAAGGCCGCACCAGCCTCGCCGGGTACGGTGAGATCGGCCAGGACTTCACCGAAAAATGGCACGTCGACCTGGCCGGTCGCTACGAGCACTACAACGATGGCTCGGGCACCACGACTAACGGCAAGTTCTCCACGCGCTACCAACTCACACCGATCCTGGCAGTACGCGGCACCTTCAGCACCGGTTTCCGTGCGCCTTCGCTGGCCCAGCAGATCTACAGCTCCACCTCGCAGAGCAGCGTCAACGGCCAGCTGTTCGACTACCGTAACGTGGCGGTCAACTCCGACGTGGCCAAGGCGCTCGGTGCCGAAACGCTCAAACCCGAGAAGTCCACCAACTTCAGCCTGGGCCTGACCCTGCAACCGACGGACGCCACCAGCATCACCCTGGATGCCTACCAGATCAAAATCAAGGACCGCATCGCGCAAACCGGCTACCTGGGCGGCACACCGCAAATCAGCGCAATCCTCGCAGCAGCGGGTCTGAACCCGAACCAGGCGGTGACCTATTTCACTAACGCCCTCGATACCACCACCCGTGGCGTCGACCTCGTCGGAGACTACCGCCAGAGCATCGGTGCCTACGGCAACCTGCGCTACACCTTGGGCTTTAACTGGAACACCACGCAGATCGACGACATCCACGCCTCCAGCGTGGCCCAACAAGCCCTCGGCCCAACCGGTGGTTATGACCGTCAGCGCCAGGGCAACCTCAAGTACGGTTTGCCGCAATCCAAACTGCTGCTGGGCACCACCTGGACCGTCGACAAGTTCGAGATCGGCCTCAACCTGACCCGCTACGGCGAGTACACCCAATACGGCACCGCCGAATCCTTCGACCGCACGTTCTCGCCAGCGTGGATCACCGACCTGAACATCGACTACCACCTGACCCCGGCGATCACTCTGAATGCAGGCGCCAACAACCTGTTCAACAAGTACCCGGAACGCACTGACCTGGCCAGCAGCTCGGGTGGCTTTCCCTATGGCAACTTCTCGCCCTACGGCACCACCGGCGGCTACTGGTACACCGGCGTGACGTACAACTTTTAA
- a CDS encoding P1 family peptidase, producing MPRPGPRNALTDIPGLTVGHATDLRVDTGVTVIRPNGFWTASIDIRGGGPGGRETAALEPENMVGQLHALVFAGGSVFGLGAADAVAAKLSQDEVGLHLKPGAPAIPIVPAAVLHDLANGGDKDWGLDPPYRRLGFEALANAEEDFRLGSVGAGRGAMAGVLKGGLGTASLDLGDGLVVAALVVANPIGSVYMPDGKTFWAWPWEVAGEFGGQRPEAEMDCSDPMPELSRLDSMGRLQAGANTTLVVVASTARLTVAECKRVAIMAQDGIARAVRPAHLPFDGDTVFALASAAVELTDGPRRQVEIGCIGSAAADCVARAIARGVFNARG from the coding sequence ATGCCTAGACCCGGCCCGCGCAATGCCCTCACCGATATCCCAGGCCTCACGGTCGGCCACGCCACGGACCTGCGCGTCGACACCGGCGTCACAGTGATTCGCCCCAATGGTTTCTGGACTGCCAGCATCGACATTCGCGGCGGTGGCCCTGGCGGGCGCGAAACGGCCGCGCTTGAGCCGGAAAACATGGTCGGCCAGCTCCACGCTCTGGTTTTCGCCGGCGGCTCGGTGTTCGGCCTGGGCGCGGCGGATGCCGTGGCGGCAAAACTGTCTCAGGACGAGGTGGGCCTGCACTTGAAACCCGGCGCCCCGGCAATCCCCATAGTGCCCGCTGCCGTGTTGCACGACTTGGCCAACGGCGGCGACAAGGACTGGGGCCTGGACCCGCCTTACCGACGCCTGGGCTTTGAAGCGCTGGCCAATGCTGAAGAAGATTTCAGGTTGGGCTCGGTGGGCGCCGGCCGTGGCGCCATGGCCGGTGTATTGAAAGGCGGGCTGGGTACCGCCTCGCTGGACCTGGGTGACGGATTGGTCGTCGCCGCACTGGTCGTCGCCAACCCCATTGGCTCGGTGTACATGCCCGACGGTAAAACGTTCTGGGCCTGGCCCTGGGAAGTGGCGGGGGAGTTCGGTGGGCAGCGTCCTGAAGCCGAGATGGACTGCAGCGACCCGATGCCGGAGCTGTCACGCCTGGATTCGATGGGCCGCCTGCAAGCCGGGGCCAACACGACGCTGGTGGTAGTCGCCAGTACCGCTCGGCTCACTGTGGCTGAGTGCAAGCGCGTGGCAATCATGGCTCAGGACGGGATTGCCCGTGCGGTGCGTCCGGCGCATTTGCCGTTTGATGGGGACACGGTATTTGCCTTGGCGTCGGCGGCGGTTGAGTTGACCGATGGCCCACGGCGGCAGGTGGAGATTGGCTGTATTGGCTCGGCGGCCGCGGATTGCGTGGCGCGGGCGATTGCCAGAGGTGTGTTTAATGCCAGGGGCTAG
- a CDS encoding tetratricopeptide repeat protein, whose translation MSLDYLGNPIDTTNPVTRQGLDDFMGGFLGYQPRAERILATADADPDSALANAFAGLLLMFIESPEGPALAEKYRQRAAHAAHPRALLYLGVLQAWIKDDLDQVLHLSEHLLDRYPRDLFAAKLNQYLEFNRGNWPALLRIGLKATTGAPDIAHSHGLLAFAYEQCHLLEEAEASALQALRLQPSEPWAQHALAHVMLTQGRIEEGTAFLQSVTHHWNGLNSFMYTHNWWHLALFYLARGEDQRVLEIYDQHVWGILPEYSQDQVGAVSLLARLELAGIDVGERWQALAPYLQRRVCDTVQPFLSVQYLYGLARAGKPEADRLLAALRQHSFGARPVWGEVTLPLAKGLLAHARGDWQQSLAQLTIALPRLNEIGGSHAQRDLFALVELDARVKAGDWLGAQQTLELRRRYDGWDVPTNRRLVRVYEALRLPALAAKAQTRLSRFT comes from the coding sequence ATGTCACTGGATTACCTGGGCAACCCCATCGACACCACCAACCCCGTCACCCGCCAGGGCCTGGATGATTTCATGGGCGGCTTCCTCGGCTACCAGCCCCGCGCCGAACGCATCCTTGCCACCGCCGATGCCGATCCCGACTCCGCGCTGGCCAATGCGTTTGCCGGCTTGCTGCTGATGTTCATCGAGTCGCCCGAAGGCCCGGCACTGGCGGAAAAATACCGCCAACGTGCGGCGCACGCCGCTCACCCGCGCGCCCTGCTGTACCTTGGCGTGCTGCAAGCCTGGATCAAGGACGACCTCGATCAAGTCCTGCATTTGAGCGAACACCTGCTCGACCGCTACCCCCGCGACCTGTTTGCCGCCAAGCTCAACCAGTACCTTGAATTCAACCGCGGCAACTGGCCCGCCCTGTTGCGCATCGGCCTGAAGGCCACCACTGGCGCACCCGATATTGCCCACAGCCACGGTCTGCTGGCGTTCGCCTACGAGCAATGCCACCTGCTCGAAGAAGCCGAAGCCAGCGCGCTGCAAGCCTTGCGCCTGCAACCCTCGGAGCCTTGGGCCCAGCACGCCCTGGCCCATGTGATGTTGACCCAGGGACGCATCGAAGAAGGCACGGCATTCCTGCAAAGCGTGACCCATCACTGGAACGGTTTGAACTCGTTCATGTACACCCACAACTGGTGGCACCTGGCGTTGTTCTACCTGGCGCGGGGCGAGGATCAGCGCGTGCTGGAGATTTACGACCAGCACGTGTGGGGCATCCTCCCGGAATACTCTCAGGACCAGGTCGGCGCCGTGTCCTTGCTCGCGCGATTGGAACTGGCCGGCATCGATGTGGGCGAGCGCTGGCAGGCGCTGGCACCGTACCTGCAACGCCGGGTCTGCGATACGGTACAACCGTTCCTGAGCGTGCAGTACCTGTATGGCCTGGCCCGGGCGGGCAAGCCGGAGGCGGACAGGTTGCTGGCGGCGCTGCGGCAACACAGCTTCGGCGCACGGCCGGTGTGGGGCGAAGTGACCCTGCCGTTGGCGAAGGGCTTATTGGCCCATGCACGTGGCGACTGGCAACAGTCGCTGGCGCAACTGACGATCGCCCTTCCCCGGCTGAATGAGATTGGTGGCAGCCACGCACAACGCGATCTGTTTGCCCTGGTGGAGCTGGATGCACGAGTGAAGGCCGGTGATTGGTTGGGGGCGCAGCAGACACTGGAATTGCGGCGCCGGTATGACGGGTGGGATGTGCCGACGAATCGGCGTTTGGTGCGGGTGTATGAGGCGTTGAGGTTGCCGGCGCTGGCGGCGAAGGCACAGACGCGCCTATCACGTTTCACCTGA
- a CDS encoding ABC transporter substrate-binding protein, whose translation MRPFSFRRALTSVALCTALLAGQAQAQTQEGGVLNLVAQPEPPSLMHGVVSHVSTQYVSGKVLQGLLTFDTHLAPKPVLAKAWTISPDGLTYTFDLQDGVHWHDGPAFTADDVVFSFQAFYPEVDKRLGGIITEYVQSITAKGPLQVVFHLKKPFAPLLSALGSGLRPVVPKHLYENTDFRNNPYNLKPVGTGPFVFVEWKRGAYIKLAKNPNYWKKGLPHLDSIIFHVIPDASSRAAAFERNDVQVLRSGDADYSDLKRLTALPDVQSSEKGWELYSGLAFLQINTRKPPLNNPKVRQAILYALNRQFIVDNIFFGSGKVAQGPFVSSSPYHDPQLPQYAYDVKKAKALIAESGVDVGAVRIRLLNGEKGGAWERLAEYTKQSLQPLGFKVQVVTSDAATWFQRVSDWDFDLTYNFIFQIGDPYLTSAYLFRSDYILKTSPFANVSGYNSAEADALWAKVADTPEGPERKQLYSQLENLLNTDLPIAPIFEMRYPTLFHKQVKNLLQTATSLNEDYESVYLEALAP comes from the coding sequence ATGCGCCCATTTTCTTTCCGCCGTGCCCTCACGTCCGTGGCACTGTGCACCGCGTTGCTGGCCGGCCAGGCTCAGGCGCAAACGCAGGAGGGCGGCGTGCTCAATCTGGTGGCCCAGCCGGAGCCGCCCTCGCTGATGCACGGTGTAGTCAGCCATGTGTCGACCCAATACGTGAGCGGCAAGGTGCTCCAGGGCCTGCTCACCTTCGACACACACCTTGCGCCCAAACCGGTATTGGCCAAAGCCTGGACGATCTCCCCTGACGGCCTCACCTATACCTTCGACCTGCAGGACGGCGTGCACTGGCACGACGGCCCAGCGTTCACCGCCGATGACGTGGTGTTCAGCTTCCAGGCCTTCTACCCCGAGGTGGACAAACGTCTCGGCGGGATCATCACCGAGTACGTCCAGAGCATCACCGCCAAAGGTCCGCTGCAGGTGGTCTTTCACCTGAAGAAACCGTTCGCGCCGTTGCTTTCGGCCTTGGGCAGCGGCTTGCGCCCAGTGGTGCCGAAGCACCTTTACGAGAACACCGACTTTCGTAACAACCCCTACAACCTGAAACCGGTGGGTACCGGGCCGTTTGTGTTCGTCGAGTGGAAACGCGGCGCCTACATCAAACTGGCCAAGAACCCCAACTACTGGAAAAAGGGCCTGCCGCACCTCGACAGCATCATCTTCCACGTCATTCCTGATGCCTCTTCGCGTGCCGCCGCGTTCGAGCGTAACGACGTGCAAGTGCTGCGCAGCGGCGATGCGGATTACTCCGACCTCAAGCGCCTGACCGCCTTGCCCGATGTGCAGTCGTCGGAAAAGGGCTGGGAGTTGTACTCGGGCCTGGCCTTCCTGCAAATCAACACGCGCAAGCCGCCGCTGAACAACCCCAAGGTGCGCCAGGCGATCCTGTATGCGCTGAACCGACAGTTCATCGTCGATAACATCTTCTTCGGCTCGGGCAAGGTCGCCCAGGGGCCGTTTGTGTCCAGCTCGCCTTACCATGATCCCCAGTTGCCGCAGTACGCCTACGACGTGAAAAAGGCCAAAGCGCTGATTGCCGAATCCGGTGTGGATGTCGGCGCGGTGCGTATTCGCCTGCTCAATGGCGAGAAGGGTGGTGCCTGGGAGCGCCTGGCCGAATACACCAAGCAGTCCTTGCAGCCCCTGGGTTTCAAGGTGCAGGTGGTGACGTCCGACGCGGCGACCTGGTTCCAACGCGTGAGCGACTGGGACTTCGACCTGACCTACAACTTTATTTTCCAGATCGGCGATCCCTACCTGACCAGCGCCTACCTGTTCCGCTCCGACTACATACTCAAAACCTCGCCGTTCGCCAACGTCAGCGGCTACAACAGCGCCGAGGCCGATGCCTTGTGGGCGAAAGTCGCCGATACCCCGGAAGGCCCGGAGCGCAAACAGCTCTACAGCCAGTTGGAGAACCTGCTGAACACCGACCTGCCCATCGCACCGATCTTCGAAATGCGTTACCCGACGCTGTTTCACAAACAGGTGAAAAACCTGCTGCAGACCGCTACCAGCCTTAACGAGGACTACGAGAGTGTGTACCTCGAGGCCCTGGCACCATGA
- a CDS encoding ABC transporter permease, with the protein MNGVLYFSGRLVKALLMVVAVLVLSFLLIRLAPGDPALLLAGEAGVDDAQFIEHLRQTMGLDKPLLQQLLIYLGNIAHLDLGYSYRNQTSVWSLIAERLPATLALMGSAFVVSSVLGVTLGVLAARARQKRHWLDDVISHGALLLYAMPPFWLAMLMILLFSVSLDWLPAFGMETVGRDFSLLDRLRHLLLPCLSLSVLFLALYIHLTRAAVLDALGQEYVRTAHAKGLHPRRILYVHVLRNALLPVVTFAGLQLGQLASGALLVEVVYSWPGIGRLMYDSLAQRDYGVLMGGFLVISVLVVGFNVLTDAICRLLDPRIGAGGQG; encoded by the coding sequence ATGAACGGCGTGTTGTATTTCAGCGGGCGGCTCGTCAAGGCGTTGCTGATGGTGGTGGCGGTGCTGGTGCTGAGTTTCCTGCTGATTCGACTGGCGCCGGGCGATCCTGCATTGCTGTTGGCAGGAGAGGCGGGCGTCGACGATGCGCAGTTTATCGAGCATCTGCGCCAGACCATGGGCCTGGATAAACCGCTGCTCCAGCAGTTGCTGATATACCTGGGCAATATCGCCCACCTGGACCTGGGTTATTCCTACCGAAACCAGACGTCGGTGTGGTCGCTGATCGCCGAGCGGTTGCCGGCGACGCTGGCACTGATGGGCTCGGCCTTTGTGGTGTCTTCCGTGCTCGGTGTGACCTTGGGTGTGCTGGCGGCGCGGGCACGGCAGAAGCGGCATTGGCTGGACGACGTGATCTCCCACGGTGCTTTGTTGTTGTACGCGATGCCGCCGTTCTGGCTGGCGATGCTGATGATTTTGCTGTTCTCCGTAAGTCTGGATTGGTTGCCGGCGTTCGGTATGGAGACCGTGGGCCGGGACTTCTCGCTGCTGGATCGCCTGCGGCATCTGTTGTTGCCGTGCCTATCCCTGAGCGTGCTGTTTCTGGCCCTGTATATCCACCTCACCCGAGCCGCCGTGCTCGATGCCCTTGGTCAGGAATACGTGCGCACTGCTCATGCCAAAGGCCTGCATCCACGACGGATTCTGTATGTACATGTGTTGCGCAATGCACTGCTGCCGGTGGTGACTTTCGCGGGTTTGCAACTCGGCCAACTGGCCAGCGGTGCGTTACTGGTGGAGGTGGTGTACTCCTGGCCTGGCATTGGCCGCTTGATGTATGACTCATTGGCCCAGCGTGACTACGGTGTATTGATGGGCGGCTTTCTGGTGATCTCGGTTCTGGTGGTGGGCTTCAATGTGTTGACCGATGCGATTTGCCGTTTGCTCGACCCACGTATTGGCGCCGGAGGGCAGGGCTGA
- a CDS encoding ABC transporter permease, with protein MAVLTRFIHQPSALAGAVFLLVLAALAAAAPWLTSSSPWEMNTQPMLPPFHDSAHWLGSDMLGRDLGSGLLYGARVSLAVGVLTSLATLLVGLLVGAVAGYFGGWLDGVLMRIAEFFQIIPQLVLAVILVAVLEPSLGSIVLAISLVAWPGVARLVRSEFLTLRQREFVQAARVLGQSPLGIIRQQILPNALAPLLVTMTFVMATAILTEAALAFLGLSDPEAMSWGYMINASRGLLRDAWWMSFLPGLAIVLCVLAVNRVGEGLRLAFEPGRSL; from the coding sequence ATGGCGGTGCTCACACGCTTTATTCACCAGCCGTCGGCGCTGGCCGGCGCGGTGTTTTTGCTGGTTCTGGCAGCACTGGCGGCTGCCGCGCCGTGGCTCACCAGCAGCTCGCCCTGGGAAATGAACACCCAGCCGATGCTCCCGCCGTTCCACGATTCGGCACACTGGCTGGGCAGCGACATGCTTGGCCGCGACCTCGGCAGCGGCTTGCTCTACGGCGCCCGTGTGTCCCTGGCCGTGGGGGTGTTGACCAGTCTGGCGACCTTGCTGGTGGGGCTGCTCGTCGGCGCTGTCGCCGGTTATTTCGGTGGCTGGCTCGACGGCGTGCTGATGCGGATCGCCGAGTTCTTTCAGATCATTCCGCAGTTAGTGTTGGCGGTGATCCTGGTGGCGGTGCTGGAACCGTCCCTGGGTTCCATCGTGCTGGCGATTTCGCTGGTGGCGTGGCCGGGCGTCGCGCGGCTGGTGCGCAGCGAATTCCTTACCCTGCGACAACGTGAGTTTGTGCAGGCGGCGCGGGTGCTGGGGCAATCTCCATTAGGCATCATCCGCCAACAAATCCTGCCCAATGCCTTGGCGCCGTTGTTGGTGACCATGACCTTTGTGATGGCCACTGCAATCCTCACGGAAGCCGCGCTAGCGTTTCTCGGCCTGAGCGACCCTGAGGCCATGAGCTGGGGTTACATGATCAATGCGTCCCGTGGGCTGCTGCGGGATGCCTGGTGGATGAGCTTCCTGCCGGGGTTGGCGATTGTGCTGTGCGTGCTGGCGGTGAACCGGGTGGGCGAAGGCCTGCGCCTGGCCTTTGAACCGGGGAGGTCGCTATGA
- a CDS encoding ABC transporter ATP-binding protein: MTLLSVDNLRIALPAGADRSHALYDLSLQLRSGECLCVVGESGSGKSMLAKALLRQLPTPLSVESGRMVFRDQDLATLSETAMRQLRGRDISMVFQEPMSALNPLLRVGEQIDETLRAHGRKSALERRRRVVELLGYVGLPEPERLRLVYPFELSGGQRQRVVIAMALAFDPSLLIADEPTSALDVTTQAQIIDLLRKIQQDKGMALLFITHDFAVVEAIADRVLVLEKGQLVEQGSAHQVLRKPQALYTQQLLAAVSAQPRAPRTAVDGSVVLKAEQLNKVFHSHSGWWRKRAIQALAQVQLTLREGETLGIVGESGSGKSTLGRCLVRLLRADSGQIQWLGQDVTVLSEGRLRALRSDVQMVFQDPFASLNPRQTVGRIVMTGPLVQGHSKAEAERRARTILELVGLPTAAFERYPHEFSGGQRQRIGIARALAVEPKILIADECVSALDALIQVQILELLEDLQRRLKLSIVFITHDLRVAARLCDRIAVMQDGHVVEQGETATLLTHPQHVYTQTLLRGVSRAASPSTIIPQNLESQEACPTHG, encoded by the coding sequence ATGACGTTGCTCAGTGTGGATAACCTGCGTATCGCCTTGCCGGCCGGTGCCGACCGCAGTCACGCGCTGTATGACCTGTCGCTGCAATTGCGCAGCGGCGAATGCCTGTGTGTAGTAGGCGAGTCCGGCTCGGGCAAGTCGATGTTGGCCAAGGCATTGTTGCGCCAGTTACCGACGCCGCTGAGCGTGGAAAGCGGGCGCATGGTGTTTCGTGATCAAGACTTGGCGACACTCAGTGAGACCGCGATGCGCCAGCTGCGCGGGCGCGATATCAGCATGGTGTTCCAGGAGCCCATGAGCGCGCTGAACCCGCTGTTGCGCGTGGGTGAGCAGATCGATGAAACCCTGCGCGCCCACGGGAGGAAATCGGCCCTGGAACGTCGCCGACGGGTTGTGGAGTTGCTGGGCTATGTCGGCCTGCCCGAGCCTGAACGCCTGCGCCTGGTCTATCCCTTTGAGCTCTCCGGTGGCCAGCGTCAGCGCGTGGTCATCGCCATGGCATTGGCGTTCGATCCCTCGCTGCTGATCGCCGACGAACCCACCTCGGCGCTGGACGTCACCACTCAGGCGCAGATCATCGACCTGTTACGCAAGATTCAACAGGACAAGGGCATGGCGCTGTTGTTCATCACCCATGACTTCGCCGTGGTCGAGGCCATTGCCGACCGCGTGCTGGTGCTGGAAAAAGGTCAATTGGTGGAGCAGGGCAGCGCCCATCAAGTATTGCGCAAGCCTCAGGCGCTTTATACCCAGCAACTGTTGGCAGCGGTCTCGGCGCAACCGCGGGCCCCGCGCACGGCGGTGGACGGGAGTGTGGTGCTCAAGGCCGAGCAACTCAATAAAGTGTTTCACAGCCACAGCGGTTGGTGGCGCAAGCGTGCCATCCAGGCCCTGGCGCAGGTTCAGTTGACCCTGCGCGAGGGTGAAACCCTGGGCATTGTTGGGGAATCAGGCTCGGGGAAATCCACGCTGGGGCGTTGCCTTGTTCGGCTGCTACGTGCTGACAGTGGTCAAATTCAATGGCTGGGTCAGGATGTAACGGTGCTGTCCGAAGGGCGTTTGCGAGCATTGCGCAGCGACGTGCAGATGGTCTTCCAGGACCCGTTTGCCTCGCTGAATCCGCGCCAGACCGTCGGGCGTATCGTCATGACCGGCCCGCTGGTGCAGGGACACTCAAAGGCCGAGGCCGAGCGGCGCGCGCGGACAATACTGGAGTTGGTTGGGCTACCCACAGCCGCGTTCGAACGCTATCCTCATGAGTTCTCCGGTGGCCAGCGCCAGCGTATCGGTATCGCCCGTGCCTTGGCTGTGGAGCCGAAAATACTCATCGCGGACGAATGCGTTTCCGCTCTGGATGCGTTGATCCAAGTACAGATTCTCGAGTTGCTTGAAGACCTGCAACGTCGACTCAAGCTGAGCATTGTGTTCATCACCCACGACTTGCGAGTGGCCGCCAGACTGTGTGATCGCATTGCCGTGATGCAGGACGGGCATGTGGTGGAGCAGGGGGAAACGGCAACGCTGCTCACCCACCCGCAACATGTTTATACGCAGACCCTATTGCGTGGTGTTTCCCGGGCAGCATCCCCTTCGACAATCATCCCTCAAAACCTTGAATCCCAAGAGGCTTGTCCCACTCATGGCTGA
- a CDS encoding alpha/beta fold hydrolase has translation MADLHAYSDLPLVRGERVEIRPGRHLSIAYQPGTHQADTVLFFGHGGGGHKDQWRELWQALADQGYSLVAWDLLGHGDSEKPRQPQAYAWSELVADQLEILSRYAARRNILIAHSFGTGLGLSALLELPRRLPQVTIDGALLLGTQLHRPLSRGGLMALPAWALELLRPLLAKGFRQRAWHPAADPRLVAYEENLTRRNRLYVFKSLLQNAQWPDADALARLTLPTFVLAGDSDGLTPSSGGEALARQLPTGSFEVLERCGHQLMLERPAQVLAAFHRLMKKLDQRPGSSCGCEQHPGQVSGQVS, from the coding sequence ATGGCTGATTTACACGCATATTCTGATTTACCTCTGGTGCGGGGCGAGCGGGTGGAAATCCGTCCCGGGCGGCACCTGAGCATCGCTTATCAACCAGGCACGCATCAGGCAGATACCGTCTTGTTCTTCGGGCATGGTGGTGGTGGTCACAAGGATCAATGGCGCGAGTTATGGCAGGCGTTGGCCGATCAGGGATACAGCCTGGTGGCGTGGGACCTGTTGGGGCACGGCGATAGCGAAAAGCCGCGCCAACCGCAGGCCTATGCCTGGTCGGAACTGGTGGCAGATCAGCTGGAAATACTGAGCCGCTACGCTGCACGGCGCAATATCCTGATCGCACATTCCTTTGGTACCGGACTGGGGTTGAGTGCCTTGCTGGAGCTTCCACGCAGGTTGCCGCAGGTGACCATAGATGGCGCCCTGCTGCTAGGCACACAACTGCATCGCCCGTTGAGCCGTGGTGGTCTGATGGCGCTGCCTGCCTGGGCGTTGGAGCTGCTGCGGCCGTTGCTGGCCAAGGGCTTTCGTCAGCGTGCGTGGCACCCCGCAGCCGATCCCCGGTTGGTGGCCTACGAAGAAAACCTGACCCGTCGCAATCGTCTGTATGTGTTCAAGTCTCTCCTGCAAAACGCCCAATGGCCCGACGCCGATGCCCTGGCTCGACTGACGTTGCCGACTTTTGTGTTAGCGGGAGACAGCGACGGGCTGACGCCTTCAAGTGGGGGCGAAGCGCTCGCCCGACAGCTGCCGACGGGTAGCTTTGAGGTGTTGGAGCGGTGTGGTCATCAATTGATGTTGGAGCGGCCTGCGCAGGTGCTGGCGGCGTTCCATAGGCTGATGAAAAAACTTGATCAGCGTCCAGGTTCGTCCTGTGGCTGTGAACAACATCCTGGGCAAGTGAGCGGGCAAGTAAGCTAG